One Nitrospinota bacterium DNA window includes the following coding sequences:
- a CDS encoding type 1 glutamine amidotransferase domain-containing protein, which translates to MKLEGKKFLILIEDLYNEYEFWCPYYRFIEEGAEVSVVGSGKKEYKSKHGLPVHPDINVKDVDTSKFDALIIPGGYAPDVMRRSKDMVRVVKEMFEKGKVVAAICHAGWMLASAGILKGKKVTGFFAIKDDLVHAGAEYIDAEVVVDGNLITSRKPDDIPAFHRAIIEALS; encoded by the coding sequence ATGAAACTCGAAGGTAAAAAATTTTTGATTCTTATAGAAGACCTTTATAATGAGTATGAATTCTGGTGTCCCTATTATAGATTTATAGAGGAAGGGGCAGAGGTGAGCGTTGTAGGTTCTGGCAAAAAAGAATATAAAAGTAAACACGGGCTCCCTGTCCATCCTGATATAAATGTAAAAGATGTAGATACTTCAAAGTTTGATGCCCTAATTATTCCTGGAGGATATGCCCCAGACGTTATGAGACGTTCAAAAGATATGGTTAGAGTTGTAAAAGAGATGTTTGAAAAAGGCAAGGTCGTAGCAGCTATTTGTCATGCAGGATGGATGTTGGCCTCGGCTGGTATTTTAAAGGGAAAGAAGGTTACTGGCTTTTTTGCTATCAAGGATGATCTGGTTCATGCTGGAGCAGAATACATAGATGCTGAGGTTGTAGTGGATGGGAATTTGATTACATCCAGAAAACCAGATGATATCCCTGCTTTTCACAGAGCCATAATAGAAGCACTATCTTAA
- the dksA gene encoding RNA polymerase-binding protein DksA, with the protein MKKKQLDFFKTKLLSKKNLLIQEANKTLDNGLNVQKEDMPDTVDRSSIETDRNFLLRLRDRERKLLKKINESLKRIEDGSFGICLRCGEEINEKRLKARPMATLCISCKEEQEKKEKLSS; encoded by the coding sequence ATGAAAAAGAAACAACTTGATTTTTTTAAGACAAAGCTTTTGAGTAAAAAGAATCTTCTGATTCAAGAAGCTAATAAGACGCTAGATAATGGATTGAATGTACAAAAAGAAGATATGCCTGATACTGTGGATCGATCTTCTATTGAGACTGATCGTAATTTTCTTCTTCGCCTTCGAGATAGAGAAAGAAAACTTCTCAAGAAGATTAATGAATCTCTGAAGAGGATTGAGGATGGGTCTTTTGGTATATGTCTTCGATGTGGTGAAGAGATAAACGAAAAGAGATTGAAAGCGAGGCCTATGGCTACCTTATGCATATCATGTAAAGAAGAACAAGAGAAAAAGGAAAAATTGTCGAGCTAA
- a CDS encoding lytic transglycosylase domain-containing protein: MVLKNCLKYFAKLFFKKKIDLSFKNLSCFFLVGLLTTNIYFYSEGSYYTPLKKIFHKDIEIQKNEDFIKEIINNFIVDLEKNQENKLAEAIYNERSKTENMIKEIINNFNTGLKKDQENKLAEIIYKESIRYGHDPLLIVAIISTESSFNNWAKSKKGAKGLMQILPVTAQEIAKETNINWKNDNALYNPFINIRMGSYYLSKLNLIFEDIDLALEAYNRGPSKISHMMKKGKIFHKRYSRKVLSFYTTLKEGDYKET; the protein is encoded by the coding sequence ATGGTATTGAAAAACTGCTTAAAATACTTTGCTAAATTATTCTTCAAGAAAAAAATTGATCTGAGTTTCAAAAACCTATCTTGTTTTTTTCTTGTCGGGCTATTAACAACTAATATCTACTTTTATTCTGAAGGAAGCTACTATACTCCTCTCAAGAAAATCTTTCATAAAGATATAGAAATACAAAAAAATGAAGATTTCATCAAAGAGATAATCAATAATTTCATCGTTGACCTTGAAAAGAACCAAGAAAATAAACTTGCAGAGGCTATATATAATGAAAGATCAAAAACAGAGAATATGATAAAAGAAATAATCAATAATTTCAACACTGGCCTCAAAAAAGATCAAGAAAATAAACTTGCGGAAATTATATATAAAGAAAGCATTCGATATGGTCACGATCCTCTTCTTATTGTTGCAATAATCTCAACGGAGAGCTCTTTTAACAACTGGGCCAAATCCAAAAAGGGGGCTAAGGGTCTCATGCAGATTCTTCCAGTAACCGCTCAAGAGATAGCTAAAGAAACAAATATCAACTGGAAAAATGACAATGCTCTCTATAATCCTTTTATTAATATCAGGATGGGATCTTATTATCTATCCAAGCTAAACCTCATTTTTGAAGATATCGATTTAGCATTAGAAGCATATAATAGAGGTCCTTCAAAGATTTCCCACATGATGAAAAAAGGAAAGATATTTCATAAAAGATACTCTAGAAAAGTATTATCATTTTATACTACTCTAAAAGAAGGGGACTACAAAGAGACGTAA